In one window of Posidoniimonas corsicana DNA:
- a CDS encoding YceI family protein gives MPRPFPLLVALALLASNQAQAAPAQYVVDGAHTSVVFSVGHLGYSFTYGMFKEASGRVTLDPANPEGSRFELAVKVASISTGNEARDKHLMNADFFDAAKFPEITFAGQTQGVTRDDKGRDVYQVKGKLTMHGVSKEVTLPVRLLHAGEDQQGKARVGFHCDLPIKRSDYGMNNSIPAISDSVGVTFSFEAASP, from the coding sequence ATGCCCCGCCCGTTTCCGCTGCTTGTCGCCCTCGCGCTGTTGGCCTCCAACCAGGCGCAGGCCGCGCCCGCCCAGTACGTGGTGGACGGCGCGCACACCTCGGTGGTGTTCAGCGTCGGTCACCTGGGGTACAGCTTCACCTACGGCATGTTCAAGGAGGCGTCCGGCAGGGTCACGCTTGACCCGGCCAACCCCGAGGGCAGCCGGTTCGAGTTGGCGGTGAAGGTCGCCAGCATCAGCACCGGCAACGAGGCGCGTGACAAGCACCTCATGAACGCCGACTTCTTCGACGCAGCGAAGTTCCCGGAGATCACCTTCGCGGGCCAGACGCAGGGCGTGACGCGCGACGACAAGGGCCGCGACGTCTACCAGGTGAAGGGCAAGCTGACGATGCACGGCGTCTCGAAAGAGGTGACGCTGCCGGTCCGCCTGCTGCACGCGGGGGAAGACCAGCAAGGCAAGGCCCGCGTCGGCTTCCACTGCGACCTGCCGATCAAGCGGAGCGACTACGGCATGAACAACTCGATCCCCGCGATCAGCGACAGCGTCGGCGTCACGTTCAGCTTCGAGGCGGCCTCGCCGTAG
- the rplS gene encoding 50S ribosomal protein L19: MSQQIIDLVEKASLKEDKPQFEVGDTVDVHNKILEGNKERIQVFTGVVIAMSGKGVNEMFTVRRIVNNEGVERKFPVHSPRIAKIDVKRSARVRRAKLYYLRDRTGKATRLRERRTDGK; encoded by the coding sequence ATGAGCCAGCAGATCATTGACCTCGTCGAGAAGGCGAGCCTGAAGGAAGACAAGCCGCAGTTCGAGGTCGGCGACACCGTCGACGTGCACAACAAGATCCTGGAAGGCAACAAGGAACGCATCCAGGTCTTTACCGGCGTGGTGATCGCGATGAGCGGCAAGGGCGTGAACGAGATGTTCACCGTCCGCCGGATCGTGAACAACGAGGGTGTGGAGCGGAAGTTCCCCGTGCACTCGCCCCGCATCGCCAAAATTGACGTGAAGCGTTCCGCCCGCGTGCGTCGCGCCAAGCTGTACTACCTGCGTGACCGCACCGGCAAGGCGACCCGCCTCCGCGAGCGTCGCACCGACGGCAAGTAG
- a CDS encoding YraN family protein, which yields MPMPSWLRRLVPARRPRTLGHRGEAFAAQLLRRQGYIVVAGGRRNRFGEIDLIAVQDRRTVVFVEVKARPSQRAGSPAEAVDREKQRRIANSALGFLKSHGLLEQPARFDVIALVWPKGAARPESVQHIENAFEPPGSGRFFG from the coding sequence ATGCCCATGCCCTCCTGGCTCCGCCGGCTAGTCCCCGCTCGCCGCCCGCGGACCCTCGGCCACCGCGGCGAGGCGTTTGCCGCCCAGCTGCTCCGCCGCCAGGGCTACATCGTGGTCGCAGGCGGGCGTCGGAACCGGTTCGGCGAGATCGACCTGATCGCCGTCCAGGACCGCCGCACCGTGGTGTTTGTCGAGGTAAAGGCCCGCCCCTCGCAACGGGCCGGCAGCCCGGCCGAGGCGGTCGATCGTGAGAAGCAGCGGCGGATCGCCAACTCGGCCCTGGGGTTCCTCAAGTCCCACGGGCTGCTCGAGCAGCCCGCCCGGTTCGACGTGATCGCCCTGGTGTGGCCCAAGGGAGCGGCCAGGCCCGAGTCGGTGCAGCACATCGAGAACGCGTTCGAGCCGCCCGGCAGCGGCCGCTTCTTTGGGTAG
- the rpsP gene encoding 30S ribosomal protein S16, whose translation MSVRIRMKKMGRTHRPFFRICATDKRAPRDGKVLEELGTYDPMVSETDARARFKNERVEYWLSVGAQPSEKVAVLIKKYGPNGTHLDAQKEALDRLAMGREVPDPGEPASLPKAPEPEQPAEAAAPAEAEAPADDAAAAEAPAEEAKAEEAPAEEAKAEEPAAAEESSEEKPAE comes from the coding sequence GTGTCCGTACGTATCCGCATGAAGAAGATGGGCCGGACCCATCGACCGTTTTTCCGCATCTGCGCCACCGACAAGCGGGCCCCCCGCGACGGCAAGGTGCTCGAGGAACTCGGCACGTACGACCCGATGGTCTCCGAGACCGACGCCCGCGCCCGGTTCAAGAACGAGCGCGTGGAGTACTGGCTGAGCGTTGGCGCCCAGCCGTCGGAGAAGGTGGCGGTGTTGATCAAGAAATACGGCCCCAACGGCACCCACCTGGATGCCCAGAAGGAGGCCCTCGACCGCCTGGCCATGGGGCGTGAAGTGCCCGATCCGGGCGAGCCCGCGTCGCTGCCCAAGGCGCCGGAGCCCGAGCAGCCGGCAGAGGCCGCCGCGCCAGCCGAGGCGGAGGCCCCGGCCGACGACGCCGCTGCCGCTGAGGCGCCCGCCGAAGAGGCCAAGGCTGAGGAGGCCCCGGCCGAAGAGGCGAAGGCCGAAGAGCCCGCCGCGGCCGAGGAGTCGAGCGAGGAAAAGCCGGCCGAGTAG
- a CDS encoding BaiN/RdsA family NAD(P)/FAD-dependent oxidoreductase, whose amino-acid sequence MKQECDVAVIGAGAAGMFAAARAAARGRSVVLLEKNRKAGVKILMSGGTRCNLTHAADRRAIAAAFGRQGERFLHAPLAALGPEELIELFHARGVRTKVEATGKVFPVSNRALDVARACIAMVQESGAELALGEPVVSVERSEQGYSVLTDRRRVDCQRLVLATGGRSYPGCGTTGDGYAWAKQLGHKIVPPRPALAPLTSTADWVHRLQGVTLPDVRLSVVEEGRKPADTRRGSLLFTHFGLSGPVAMDISRAITDRPSADWQAVFDFTPDTDEQTLRSRFRGPNRAVLSVLTELVPKSLAEELLVVAGAPPERRTAEFSKAELSRLVDALKRRRAPLSGTLGFKKAEVTAGGVALKEVSSQDMQSRVSPGLFLAGEVLDLDGPIGGYNFQAAFSTGWLAGESV is encoded by the coding sequence ATGAAACAGGAGTGCGACGTGGCGGTGATCGGCGCGGGCGCGGCGGGCATGTTCGCCGCGGCGCGGGCGGCTGCGCGCGGCCGGAGCGTGGTCCTGCTGGAGAAAAACCGCAAGGCGGGCGTCAAGATCCTGATGTCCGGCGGGACCCGCTGCAACCTGACGCACGCCGCCGACCGCCGCGCCATCGCCGCCGCTTTCGGCCGGCAGGGCGAGCGGTTCCTGCACGCGCCGCTGGCCGCGTTGGGGCCGGAAGAGCTGATCGAGTTGTTCCACGCGCGTGGCGTCCGCACCAAGGTCGAAGCGACCGGCAAAGTCTTCCCGGTCAGCAACCGTGCGCTCGACGTAGCACGGGCGTGCATCGCAATGGTGCAGGAGTCGGGCGCCGAGCTCGCGCTCGGCGAGCCGGTCGTTAGCGTCGAACGCTCGGAGCAGGGCTACTCCGTGCTGACCGACCGCCGCCGCGTCGACTGCCAGCGGCTGGTGCTGGCCACCGGCGGCCGTTCGTACCCCGGCTGCGGCACCACCGGCGATGGCTACGCGTGGGCCAAGCAGCTGGGGCACAAGATCGTCCCCCCGCGGCCGGCGCTCGCGCCGCTTACCAGCACGGCTGATTGGGTCCACCGCCTGCAGGGCGTCACCTTGCCCGACGTGCGACTGAGCGTCGTGGAGGAGGGGAGGAAACCGGCCGACACCCGCCGCGGATCGCTGCTGTTCACCCACTTCGGTCTGTCCGGCCCGGTGGCGATGGACATCAGCCGCGCGATCACCGACCGGCCCTCAGCCGACTGGCAGGCGGTCTTCGACTTCACGCCCGACACCGACGAGCAGACGCTGCGGTCCCGGTTCCGCGGCCCCAACCGGGCGGTGCTGAGCGTGCTGACCGAGCTGGTCCCCAAAAGCCTGGCGGAAGAGCTGCTTGTCGTGGCCGGCGCGCCCCCCGAACGCCGCACGGCCGAGTTCAGCAAGGCCGAGCTGTCCCGCCTGGTCGACGCGCTGAAACGGCGGCGGGCGCCGCTGTCGGGTACGCTCGGGTTCAAGAAGGCGGAGGTGACCGCCGGCGGCGTGGCGCTGAAGGAGGTCTCATCGCAGGACATGCAGAGCCGCGTCTCGCCGGGCCTGTTCCTGGCGGGCGAGGTGCTGGACCTCGACGGGCCGATCGGCGGTTACAACTTTCAGGCCGCCTTCAGCACGGGGTGGCTGGCGGGCGAGAGCGTCTGA
- the floA gene encoding flotillin-like protein FloA (flotillin-like protein involved in membrane lipid rafts) translates to MTSPILLQLDGLSGLMPIIVTFMVIVLLIGGAIFIFSYGKLWLQAWSSNVWMNPFDLVFMSLRQVHARTIVDGRIMATQAGVGNDPNTGITTRRLEAHYLAGGNVPRVINALIAAHRADIDLDFDRAAAIDLAGRDVLDAVKTSVYPKVIDCPDPEKSPKTTLSAVAKSGVELKIRARVTVRTNLKQLIGGATEETIVARVGEGIITAIGSAEDHQAVMENPDRISKAVLERGLDAHTAFEIVSIDIADIDIGENIGARLQADQAEADTRKAQAYAEKRRADAIAREQEMKADVAANRAGVLLAQAEVPMAMAEAFRKGTLETSQNGSS, encoded by the coding sequence ATGACCTCTCCCATCCTCCTGCAGCTCGACGGCCTGAGCGGCCTGATGCCGATCATCGTCACCTTCATGGTGATCGTGCTCTTGATCGGCGGCGCCATCTTCATCTTCAGCTACGGAAAGCTGTGGCTGCAGGCGTGGTCGTCAAACGTGTGGATGAACCCGTTCGACCTGGTGTTCATGAGCCTCCGCCAGGTGCACGCGCGGACTATTGTCGACGGCCGGATCATGGCCACGCAGGCCGGCGTGGGCAACGACCCCAACACCGGCATCACCACCCGCCGCCTCGAGGCGCACTACCTGGCGGGCGGCAACGTGCCGCGGGTGATTAACGCGTTGATCGCCGCACACCGCGCCGACATCGACCTCGACTTCGACCGCGCCGCGGCGATCGACTTGGCCGGCCGCGACGTGCTGGACGCCGTGAAGACGAGCGTCTACCCGAAGGTGATCGACTGCCCCGACCCGGAGAAGTCGCCCAAGACCACGCTCAGCGCGGTCGCGAAGAGCGGCGTCGAGCTTAAGATCCGGGCCCGGGTGACCGTCCGCACCAACCTGAAGCAGCTGATCGGCGGCGCCACCGAAGAAACAATCGTCGCCCGCGTCGGCGAGGGAATCATCACCGCCATCGGCTCGGCCGAAGACCACCAGGCGGTGATGGAGAACCCGGACCGCATCTCCAAGGCGGTGCTGGAGCGCGGGCTCGACGCGCACACCGCGTTCGAGATCGTGTCGATCGACATCGCCGACATCGACATCGGAGAGAACATCGGCGCCCGGCTGCAGGCGGACCAGGCGGAGGCCGACACACGCAAGGCCCAGGCCTACGCCGAGAAGCGCCGCGCGGACGCCATCGCGCGCGAGCAGGAGATGAAGGCGGACGTGGCCGCCAACCGGGCCGGCGTGCTGCTGGCCCAGGCCGAGGTGCCGATGGCCATGGCCGAGGCGTTCCGCAAGGGCACGCTCGAAACCTCCCAGAACGGCTCGTCCTAG
- a CDS encoding 3-keto-disaccharide hydrolase: MPARLIVVVGLFLVAQAAAAEEWKPLFNGKDLKGWTPKIRGHEAGENFADTFRVEDGLLKVRFDKYEGPYRGRYGHLFYNEPFSHYRIRVECRSIGDQVQGGPGWARRNNGLMLHAQSPQTMVLDQEFPVSLELQILTQLEDGKPRSTANLCTPGTNVFLDGKLHTPHCTSSTSKTIPDGEWATIEAEVLGGETVKHFVNGEQVMEYSRPQLDPADKNAQRLLDGGSPKELTKGLISIQAESAPYDFRKIEVMVLSP, from the coding sequence ATGCCCGCCCGTCTGATCGTTGTCGTTGGATTGTTCTTGGTCGCGCAGGCCGCCGCCGCCGAGGAGTGGAAGCCGCTGTTCAACGGCAAGGACCTGAAGGGGTGGACCCCCAAGATCCGCGGCCACGAGGCGGGCGAGAACTTTGCCGACACCTTCCGGGTCGAGGACGGGCTGCTGAAGGTGCGGTTCGACAAGTACGAGGGGCCGTACCGCGGCCGGTACGGACACCTGTTCTACAACGAGCCGTTCTCCCACTACCGGATCCGCGTCGAGTGCCGCTCCATCGGCGATCAGGTGCAGGGAGGCCCGGGCTGGGCGCGGCGCAACAACGGCCTGATGCTGCACGCCCAGAGCCCGCAGACGATGGTGCTGGACCAGGAGTTCCCGGTTTCGCTTGAGCTTCAGATCCTCACCCAGCTGGAGGATGGCAAGCCCCGCAGCACCGCCAACCTCTGCACGCCCGGAACCAACGTGTTCCTGGACGGCAAGCTGCACACGCCGCACTGCACCAGCTCAACCAGCAAGACCATCCCCGACGGCGAGTGGGCCACCATCGAGGCCGAGGTGCTCGGCGGCGAGACCGTCAAGCACTTCGTCAACGGCGAGCAGGTGATGGAGTACAGCCGCCCTCAACTCGACCCGGCGGACAAGAACGCCCAGCGTCTGCTCGACGGCGGCTCGCCCAAGGAGCTGACCAAGGGCCTGATCTCGATTCAGGCGGAGAGCGCACCGTACGACTTCCGGAAGATCGAGGTGATGGTCCTCTCGCCGTAG
- a CDS encoding superoxide dismutase [Ni] — protein MNRIINACILTFAFATPQIAAAHCQVPCGIYGDQRRFEEMLEDTETIAKAITQIGDLAATHDATGHNQLVRWVTTKEAHASNIQSIIGEYFLAQRIKSDNPKYVEQLKAAHTVIVAAMKTKQAADPKTADDLKKAVEDLYRAYEGKEPIAELRTLTPAKTPAATVSLHSHEGGVEHSH, from the coding sequence ATGAACCGCATCATCAACGCTTGCATCCTTACGTTCGCTTTCGCGACGCCGCAGATCGCCGCGGCCCACTGCCAGGTGCCGTGCGGCATCTACGGCGACCAGCGCCGCTTCGAGGAGATGCTCGAGGACACCGAGACCATCGCCAAGGCGATCACCCAGATCGGCGACCTGGCCGCCACCCACGACGCCACCGGCCACAACCAGCTGGTCCGCTGGGTCACGACCAAAGAGGCGCACGCGTCGAACATCCAGTCGATCATCGGCGAGTACTTCTTGGCGCAGCGCATCAAGAGCGACAACCCGAAGTACGTCGAGCAGCTGAAGGCCGCCCACACGGTGATTGTCGCCGCGATGAAGACCAAGCAGGCCGCCGACCCGAAGACTGCCGACGACCTGAAGAAGGCGGTCGAGGACCTGTACCGCGCCTACGAGGGCAAGGAGCCGATCGCCGAGCTCCGGACGCTCACGCCCGCCAAGACGCCAGCCGCGACGGTGTCGCTGCACAGCCACGAGGGCGGCGTCGAGCACAGCCACTAG
- the trmD gene encoding tRNA (guanosine(37)-N1)-methyltransferase TrmD, translating into MRFDVLTLFPEIFSGYLSQSLLKLAIDRGLVRVDLHNIRDWAKGKHRPVDDRPFGGGPGMVLKPEPVVECVEAVQAMGAGGEPGPASPGRLILLTPQGRRFDQRVAEELAVSDRLLLLCGRYEGFDQRIYDLLSPEELSVGDFVLNGGEVAAMTIIDAVVRLLPGVLGDENSSIEDSFSRGNRLLEHAQYTRPREYRGLAVPEVLLGGNHPDIADWRQRDSLDRTRARRQDLLELGDDDRRPDPPQD; encoded by the coding sequence ATGCGGTTCGACGTGCTGACTCTGTTCCCGGAGATCTTCTCCGGCTACCTGAGTCAGAGCCTGCTCAAGCTGGCGATCGACCGTGGCCTGGTCAGGGTCGACCTGCACAACATCCGCGACTGGGCCAAAGGCAAGCACCGGCCCGTGGACGACCGCCCCTTCGGGGGCGGCCCCGGCATGGTGCTCAAGCCCGAGCCCGTGGTTGAGTGCGTCGAGGCGGTGCAGGCGATGGGCGCCGGTGGCGAGCCCGGGCCCGCGTCGCCAGGGCGGCTGATCCTGCTGACCCCGCAGGGCAGACGCTTCGACCAACGCGTGGCGGAGGAGCTGGCGGTAAGCGACCGGCTGCTCCTGCTGTGCGGGCGGTACGAGGGGTTCGACCAGCGGATCTACGATCTGCTGTCGCCCGAGGAGCTATCCGTCGGCGACTTTGTCCTCAACGGGGGCGAGGTGGCCGCGATGACAATAATTGATGCGGTGGTGCGGCTGTTGCCCGGCGTGCTGGGCGACGAGAACAGCAGCATCGAGGACTCGTTCTCCCGCGGCAACCGGCTGCTGGAGCACGCCCAATACACCAGGCCACGAGAGTACCGGGGGTTGGCCGTCCCGGAGGTGCTGCTCGGCGGCAACCACCCCGACATCGCAGATTGGCGTCAGCGGGACAGCCTGGATCGCACCAGGGCCCGCCGCCAGGACCTGCTGGAGTTGGGCGACGACGACCGCCGGCCCGACCCGCCGCAAGACTAG
- a CDS encoding class I SAM-dependent methyltransferase has protein sequence MTVPEWKLPPGVSRGTWDYAQSTSVAEDYDDYHALNPLFDFEESVLREEFARPGRVADLGCGTGRALVPLVRAGHRGLAVDLSEKMLGVVREKAALENLDIECLQANLAELDAVADESVDNAMCLFSTLGMIRGRAVRRRALGHMRRVLRPGGRLVLHVHNFWFNVWDPGGPWWVVRSLLAASAPSARRREDWDLGDKYYPYRGVPNFYLHVFRNRELRADLRSAGLRVRRWIPLDVRRRHALRAGWLLPALRANGWIVVCER, from the coding sequence ATGACGGTGCCTGAATGGAAACTCCCGCCCGGCGTCTCGCGGGGCACGTGGGACTACGCCCAGTCGACCTCGGTCGCCGAGGACTACGACGACTACCACGCGCTCAACCCGCTGTTCGACTTCGAGGAGTCGGTGCTGCGTGAGGAGTTCGCGCGGCCCGGACGGGTGGCGGACCTCGGCTGCGGGACCGGACGCGCGCTCGTGCCGCTGGTCCGCGCGGGCCACCGCGGCCTGGCCGTGGACCTGTCGGAGAAGATGCTGGGCGTGGTCCGCGAGAAGGCCGCGCTGGAGAATCTCGACATCGAGTGCCTGCAGGCCAACCTGGCGGAGCTCGACGCCGTGGCGGACGAGAGCGTCGACAACGCGATGTGCCTGTTCAGCACGCTGGGGATGATCCGCGGCCGGGCCGTGCGGCGGCGGGCGCTGGGGCACATGCGGCGGGTCCTCCGCCCGGGCGGGCGGCTGGTGCTGCACGTGCACAACTTCTGGTTCAACGTGTGGGACCCGGGCGGGCCGTGGTGGGTCGTCAGGAGCCTGCTCGCCGCGTCGGCGCCGTCCGCCCGCCGCCGCGAAGATTGGGACCTCGGCGACAAGTACTACCCGTACCGCGGCGTGCCGAACTTCTACCTGCACGTGTTCCGCAACCGCGAGCTGCGCGCCGACCTGCGGTCGGCGGGCCTGCGGGTTCGTCGATGGATCCCGCTGGACGTCCGCCGGCGCCACGCGCTTCGGGCGGGGTGGCTGCTGCCGGCGCTGCGCGCCAACGGCTGGATCGTGGTCTGCGAGCGGTAG